Sequence from the Meles meles chromosome 10, mMelMel3.1 paternal haplotype, whole genome shotgun sequence genome:
ATTCTAAGATGTAAATTTTATCAAGTCATATCCCTGCTTAAAAATCCTTGCTAGTTACACATTGATATTAAAGTTAAACTATAATTTGGCATTCAGTGCCCTTTGTTTTCTGACCCTCTTTACCTGCCTGTTACATTGTCactatttcctcttcttctctgccCAGCAATCATGGCTTTAGGGAATTTTTGAACTCTTGTGCTCTCATCCAGCTCTGTATTTTTCACCGGCTGATCTCTTTTGGGTTGTCATCATTTCAATAACTGGTCTCCAGCTAAACCTTTTCTGGTTCTTTCATACAGGAAGAGTTCTGCAATCACCCCCAAAGTCTTACTCTAACTACTCTACCTCACTAGGGTACAAGGACCAACTAGGGTCCTGTTGTACATGGGAGGAGAGATGGGAGAAGGTGTTCAatacagagacagaaggagacagTCCATAGCTACCCTGATTCATCTAATGCATATAAAGTTGTCTTATCTTTCTTTGGCTTTGGCTGAGGAATCTGTGCTTTCTAAGATTCACtacttcttttacattttatatattatatataaatttatgtgtTATTCTGCATAGAAAGTCTAGGAAAAGAGTTAATACTTGTTTCAGAAATAGGATGGTTTTAACATTTAAGTGGTACTCCTTATATATGCAATTAATTCCTCTCAAATTGTTTGTAGTGCCCCAGATGTGGCTTTTCCATGGCTTTGCCTTGTACAAACACTTTTAGTTATATTCCTATCACTCTAAAGCAAGATGTTCAGTTGATGCTCCTCTCCTGAGGTACCTCCCACACTCAAACAAGATGCTATGTGCACAGGCAGCAAGTCCAGCAAAAGGACATCTTAGCAGCCTTGATAGCATCTCTTTCCTCAGAACAGGGACTCACACAGATACTGGATGTGGATACATATGCTGTGCAGTATTTGAGtctaaaatgtgaaaatgtgaTTGTGGCCTttgtgctatgaacattggggtacacatggaaagagccaagatgcccttcaacagatgaatggataaaggagatatggtccttatatacaatggaatattactcagccatcagaggatgagggatgaatacccaacttttatatcaacatggacaggactggaggagattatgctaagtgaaataagtcaagcagagaaagtcaattatcatatggtttcacttacttgtgaagcataaggaataacatggagaacataaggagaaggaaaggaaaagcaaattggGGGAAATCCGAGggtgagatgaaccataagagactgtggactctgagaaacaaactgagggatttggAATGGATAGGGTAGGGAATGGATTAGCCTGGTGAtgagtattagggagggcacgtattgcatggagcactgggtgtggtgaatcttggaacactggaaaaataaaataaaaaaaaaaatgtgaaaatgcttTTCCCCCAGTAGAAACACAGTAACCTCATACAAAATTTGGATGAGTAAGAACCAGTGGTCCAAAGTAAGATCCATGAGTAGGTCCATAATTACAAACAATGTAACAAATCAAAACAGCAAACAGTTCTCTCAGCCCATAGGAGTGGAGATTGAGTAAGGGCGGGAAGTCCAATTACAGCTGTGCTCAACTTCACCGAACATGCTGTGGTGACATAGAAATACACCCACACTCCACACCCCAACCCAACCTCCAGCCTCCTGCCCAGCATCACCAGTACATGTACCGTCATCTCCTTCCTGGTTGCCAAGGCAATGCAGATGATGACTGCCATATATGagtcaaatggaaaaaaacacagaCAAAGCTTCTTTCTCTAAGTAATGCTCGGGACTCATCAAGTTGCCAGTTTTGATGTTAACAGAGATAATTGCCCTAGTAGTTTCTGCCAGGCCCCCTTCACCTCCTTATTCCTTACACTATAAATCATGGGGTTCAGCATGGGCATTAAAATGGCATAGAAGACAGAAATTAACTTCTCCTGAAGGACAGAGGGGCTGGAGCGGGGCTGGATGTAAGTGAAAATGGTCATGCCATAGCACAGGACAACCACTGTGAGGTGAGAGGCACAGGTGTGGAaggctttctttcttccctctgtggACTGGATCTTTAGGATGGTGGAGATGATCTGGAAGTAGGACAGGAGAACCAGGCAGAAAGGTGTCATCAGCAGAACAATGCTAGAAACCATGATTGCAATTTCGTTGGAGGAGGTGTCCACACAAGCCAGTCTGACCACAGCTAGGAGTTCACAGGATATGTGATCAATATACTTGTTTGTGCACATGGGCAGCTGAAAGGTGATTACAGTCTGTATGAGAGAGTTAACAGAACCACTGACCCACGATGTGATGGCCAACCTAACACAGAGGCCTCCATGCATGATGACTGAGTATCTCAGGGGGTTACACacggccacatagcggtcataggccatcactgCCAATAGAACAAACTCAATCCCACCCAAGCCCAGGGAGAAAAATAACTGGGCTGCACAGCTCACAAATGGGATTGCTTTATGTGCTGCAAGAAAATGCGCCAGCATCTGAGGAACGATGCTTGTGGCATAAGAGACATCAACGAGGGAGAGGTTGGTGAGAAAGAAGTACATGGGAGTGTGGAGTCGGCTGTCCAGTCTGATGAGAAGAATGATGAGGAAGTTCCCCAGCACTGTCACCGTGTATGTGATCAAGAAGAGGACGAAGAGGGACACTCGTGTGTCCCAGTCACTGGACAGGCCGAGGAGAATAAACTCTCTCACCCATGTCTGGTTGTCTGTTTCCATTAACAAATGTGAAGATTATCAGTCTgcagagagtcagagagaatAGAATCTCTTGAATTAAAGAACCATAAGAATAACTTCTTAAGAGAATACACATCTTAATGATCTGCCACAGCTAGATATTTTTGATCATATGGGCCAAGATGATAGGCTTGATCCTAATACCCGTTGTGTAAACATGGGCCAAAGTTCAAGGACAACCCTACCCATATTTAGTGTGCAAAACATGatgaaatgtataaataaattagaaaagaagtaaataagGCTGGTGTCTCATGGAAAAATCTGGATTTAAAGGACCTGTATATGAATCTTACTTTAATGACTTAACAGAGATGAGATCGAGTTAGATATTTAAACCTCTACGTACAAAATGGGCAACACTGCATAACTCACAGGCATGTTTAAGTTCAAGTGTAGATAACTATGGGGAAAGTACTTCATAAACTCTACTGGCAGTAGCACTCCGTTTATGGGTATGAGTGATAGCAGGAGCCCCACTCTGGCAGAGACAGACTAACcatttctgtgttctcctctCATATCCTGTCCACAATTTCAGACATAAAAAAAGGGAAGCAAAACCTTTAGTAGATTTGAAATCTGGAAGGTGGGAAAATATGGGTCTTTTGAGAATTTGGTGTCTTTTGTctttggaaggagaggcagaagagtggtcgttttatcttgttcttttcattttgctaCCCTTTTTTCTCCACTCATTCTGACTTGCTGTGTATTTTTCTACAACTCCAGCTCTTGTGTGTGGTCTCAGTAAAAAGGACAgtatgtagggcacctgggttgctcagtgggttaagctgctgccttcagctcaggtcatgatctcagggtcctgggatcgagtcccgtatcgggctctctgctcaacagggggcctgcttccctctctctctctgcctgcctctctgcctccttgtgatctctttctgtcaagtaaataaataaaatcttaaaaaaaaaaaaaaaaggaacctccatgctgttttccagagtggttgcacatatacacaatggaatactatgcagccatcaaaagaaatgaaatcttgccatttgcgacgacgtggatggaactagagcgtatcatgcttagtgaaataagtcaatcggagaaagacaactatcatatgatctccctgatatgaggacatggagaagcaacatgggggggtaggagataggagaagaataaatgaaacaagatgggattgggagggagacaaaccataaatgactcttaatctcacaaaacaaactgggggttgctgcggggagatgagattgggggagggggagcgggctatggacattggggaggggaagcgaaccataagagactatggactctgaaaaacaacctgagggttttgaagggtcaggggtgggaggttggggcaacctgagggttttgaagggtcaggggtgggaggttgggggaacaggtggtgggtaatggagagggcacgttttgcatggagcactgggtgttgtgcaaaaagaatgaatactgttacgctgaaaaaataaataaaatgagaaaagaagcctggaaaaaaaaaaaaaaaagaaagaaaaaaaaaaaaaaggacagtatGTAAATGGCTGCTTTGGATTTCTAgtataaaaagaggaagagaaaacaaatctgTTAACTTTTGTTGACTATTTAGCAGATCTGCATAGGAAGTAGACATTTGTTTTTGATTAATTTGGCAAACATCTCTAAGTGTCATCTTTGCCAGATGCTGGGATTTCAAGGGCGATATTACACTTTCCTGTTCTCCTAATGctcaagaggaagaaaaagacacagaacAGATTGTCTTCCCATCACTGTCTCCCTTTTGCCTGTGCAAGCTGCCTGGACAACAGGCCAGCCTATGACTCACTCTGCTCCTCTCGCCCACCCTGTACATCTCTTTACTACAGCCTTTGTCTCATGACAAATGAGCGACAGTGTCACACCCCAGAGGAAGCAGGACCTTTAGAGCCTGGAAATTCTTGCTTTAAATctcttctcggggcgcctgggtggctcagcgggttaaagcctctgccttcagctcggatcatgatcccagggtcctgggattgagccccgcattgggctctctgcttggctgggagcctgcttcctcctctctctctctctgcctgcctctctgcctacttgtgatctctatctgtcaaataaataaaaatcttaaaaaaaaaaaaatctcttctctcctgctttctgAAGGATAGAGCAAGCTACTTAGCCTCTTTCAGCTTGATATTTTTTAATCTGTAGACTGTGAGAAAATTTGGCCAACTGAAAGCGTCGTTGCTGAACTCAAATGTCTGGCAAATCTACAGTTGGTCCTTAGTGACTGAATAGGAAGGTCATCATTTAGTGAGGATAGCTGGTTGACCTTTCATTTCACATTGATCACATTTGGGATCTTAATCCTTTCTACCATCCTGGGTTTCTCTTGCTCCTGGTTGATTCCTTTTCCCTCATTATAGAAACTCAATCTTTGCTACATAATTACCATcctgattctctcttccttttcacaCCCAGAGTTCTTACATGACTGGTATCCACCAGCAGGGTTTATTTCCTCACAACATTCATCCTTCAGGCCATGGAAATCTGGTTTCCATCTTCACTAGTCCATGAACGCTGCATTCTTGAAGCACACTCATGGCTGTCTCATCATCAGATTCAGAGATCttattctactttatttctttattgtttaaaCAACTGAACTATTTGTTCCTTCAAATTCTCCACTCTGTGATGCTCTTCTGTCCTGATTTTCTTCCAAACAAATGGTTTTGTCTGTAGTCTTTGATAATTATTTTGAACTCTGTTCCTGTATTACTGTGAGGATTTTCTAAGGTTCTGTGCACAGGGCTTGTACTCTTCCTATAGCTTCTGCTTGGAAGACTTGTATCTAATACTGGATCTACCATCTCAAGCCCACAATGACCTCCTAGACATCTCTGCAAAGTCCAGATGCTTCTTCAACAGCATAATGAATGATTCCTAAATATCCCACCATTCATTCAACTCATATGTCCACAAACTGTATGTCCTCCGGATTCCTTTATCTTTAGCAATAGACTAAaattcctcctctctcccacgaaatcatgtttattttttccttcttccttacacTCCACAGAATAACTCCTCTTCTTTCATTGTTTAATTACAACTCTCCCATCTTTCCCTTCAACTTCATTCACACTGCTAATATACCACCATGGCCTTATCTCCCTCCATCAGGTCAGTGCAATTATTTGCTTTTGAATCTTGCTAATCCAGCCATTGTCCACTGTTGCTAATACTTAAATACCCTTCATGAATACATCAGCTAATTACTTTTAACCcatcaaatgtatatatatttctaaaaagtcCTTTGCCTtggatttaaaaatctttaaattttggtTAATTGATATCCagatatttctgttttctacagTGATATAGTCCATTCGAATACCTGGtagattaagaaaatagaaataacatctgtatttattcttttggtgTGGAAATTATCTTTTTTGTGAATTTTACAGGTGTAATTGTTctatatcagatttttaaaatataaattacctGACCTTACTGGGACCTTTAAAATAGGTCACATGACAGTAGAAAACAGAGATCCTTAAAAATGGAGGAGGGATCAGAAATGACACTGGAATTATAGGGAAAATCAGGTGTCAGGCATGGATGAAGACATCAACTCTTCATTGTTAAAACAGAACCTTTGGCCCCCGTTAAAGTACCTCCGTGTGCCTTCTCTCATTATCCAGTTATTAATACAAACAACAAATAGATCCAAACTTCTTTCTCTCTAGGACAGAGAtatgcaaacaaaaaacaagcgtTCAGATTCCTAATACAACACATTTCATGTAACTTAATACAAATAATTGGAAAGCTCCACTTTAATCAGTTacagtgttttatttaaataaagaaaattcatccATTTCCCTGAAACCGACATGACCTTGGATGTTGGGGAGCTAAACTGTCTTGTCTGGGACAAGTGAAAGTTCCAAATATAGAAGCAGAACACATGAAGGCCGGTCCCACAACCTACAGACAGCTCTCTCACGCTGCTCAAAATAACTCGGAGCCATACCTTCAACAAGTTGACCTGTCCATGGAAATGGCACTTTCATTTAGGGAGAGATTTCTCTGACTCTTGACTGAAGTGTTGGTGATGTAGGCACTGAGAGCATCCATCCGGAGCAGGAATGCTTGCATCATCCTAATATATGAAAACAGAGAACCTGTGGGTGTCTTGGGTGGCTGGTATCTCAAACATGGGTATGGCACCTGATAGaaattactttattctttttgttgtcttgttAACTTCTTCAATCAGGATTTGGTTACCAGACTTTTCACTTAATCTGAGACTAATTACCAAGACCAAGTTTCTCAAACATGAATGAACCTGACATTCACTTTTGGTGACATATTTTAGGTCTCATGTAAATTCTTGTCTTCTTTATACTTCTTATTCCCTGTGGCTAAGATGAGGGTTTTCATGGCAATATAGTTGCCTCTGTCTGGCAAGCCTCCACAGTGCAATCTCGCAGCCAGTTCTAGAAAAACCAACCCTGGAATGAGTTAGGACACCTGAATCTTACCTCCAGTTCAGTGTCAAAAGATTTTTGAGTAAGTCCTTATTGCCTTACAtcttcatttatctattttttttttaaagaaaatcacaatATTGTGAGAACCACTATTCAGAAAGACCTGAGATAGAAGGGGTTAAAGCAATTGATAATGTATCTTTTCTTGTCTGGAAATGTAATATTCTAATATTGCCACCACCTGCTAGTCAATATCAATATCTAACAAAAGATATCATCATACTTGTggtcttcttccctctttctttctccctctacatCAGTATTAAGCTTTAGAATTAAGAAGCCTGTTGTAAAATTATACCCAAGCTTCATGCTCCTGCAAAATACACAGTCATTTAACCACATTTGCTATAATACTTAAGATGAGAAGATCTCACGAGTCATATTTTGTGCCTCCTGTTCAAGTCCCTAACAAGTCATATCATTTCAGTCTCTGTCCCTGCCAAGGCCACACTCCCACAGGCTGTGGATGCCATTCAGATGTTCATCATGCTCACAGAGGAGATGTGTCTGCTTTCCTCTAGGTTCAAACTGGTATCAAGAGCTCTCCCTCCAAAATAGGGATGGACCACATAGAAGAGATACCCCAAATTCCTTGGGTCCCCAGGGTGCTTCAGTCACCTGGGACTAGTTGCCATTTCTAGGGACACTACTGGGAGGACATTGACAAGAGCTCAGAAACAGCTCACACACAGACCTAATGAGCTTTGGCAGCCACTGCATTTGCAGGGGAGGGCTGACACATCCCCTGAGGAGCCTTCTGCGTGACAGTGTTAATTGCTGCCACCACTCCCAATGCACAGGACAGAGTCTCcaccctgcccttctccctgtgGAAGGCTCTTTtccatccctctgcctctcacatCTTCATGATAGCCTTGGGTCATTCCAAACAGTCAGAGAAGCCAGCCTTCTGAGGTTGGAGGATGTCTTCCTAGAGCCTAAGCCAGACATTAGCCTTCAAGGCCCCAGTCCAGGGAGCAGTGACTGAGGCTGCATCTAAGTCTGCTGGAAACACCAATTCTCCCCTTTTGGCTCCAGATGCCCTTACTTCTCCTTCTGGAGACAGAAGAGATGTGCTTCCCTCCCCTAATGTACGCACCATGTCCAGTGGGCTTCTGTGATCACTGCATTCTGATGGACATCCTAGCACATTCCTCATGATACTATTTAAGCTCCAAAAATAACAACATCACATAGAtagatttaaaaatctaaatgcacaggggcgcctgggtggctcagtgggttaaagcctctgccttcggctcaggtcttgatcccagggtcctgggatcgagccccacatcgggctctctgctccacagggagcctgcttcctcctctctctctgcctgcctctctgcctagttgtgatttctgtcaaaataaataaaatattttttaaaaaaaaatctaaatgcaCAGAAAGTTGACAAAGGAAGTATTAGtaactactgaaaaaaaaatggaaaagaattaagATCATCCAAGATCCATAAAACAGAAGAGTGAAACTTCTACCCCtcttcaaaatttttgttttaggtttctaaacatataattgacaaataaaattgcaaaatattAAAAGTCCACAACATGatgtcatatatgtatacattgtgcagggatttaaagtttatttttaattaaacattgtaCTTAAGATCATTGTGGATATCCATGCTGTTTTTGGAAATACTATACAAGTATCCTTGTGCCTTTTCCCAGTTTCCTCATGGTAAGTAACATCCTGCAAAGCTACACTGCCATGTCAAAAGAtaatatgaggggcacctgggtggctcagtgggttaaagcctctgccttcggctcaggtcatgatcccagggtcctgggatcaagccccgcattgggctctctgcttcgcagggagcctccttcctcctctctctctgcctgcttctctgcctagttgtgatttctctctgtcaaataaataaaatatttaaaaaaagataatatgatatataaaagcatataactatatacatattaaattttaatgataTGCCAAGGTGGTGTTATAATGTCACAAGATATTAGCATTATTACAGTTAAGAACATTCCATCACCACAAAAATCCCTCATGTTGTCCTTTTTACCCACACCACTTCTGTGCAGCCCCTACCCTCTCCTTGACATCTGGCAACCACTATCTGTTCTCTATATCTA
This genomic interval carries:
- the LOC123952073 gene encoding olfactory receptor-like protein OLF3 gives rise to the protein METDNQTWVREFILLGLSSDWDTRVSLFVLFLITYTVTVLGNFLIILLIRLDSRLHTPMYFFLTNLSLVDVSYATSIVPQMLAHFLAAHKAIPFVSCAAQLFFSLGLGGIEFVLLAVMAYDRYVAVCNPLRYSVIMHGGLCVRLAITSWVSGSVNSLIQTVITFQLPMCTNKYIDHISCELLAVVRLACVDTSSNEIAIMVSSIVLLMTPFCLVLLSYFQIISTILKIQSTEGRKKAFHTCASHLTVVVLCYGMTIFTYIQPRSSPSVLQEKLISVFYAILMPMLNPMIYSVRNKEVKGAWQKLLGQLSLLTSKLAT